The nucleotide window CGAAACcctaaaatattatacaattatcttaaaatatatgcTAATCAGAAattttgttacatatttttagaaaaagaaaaatgacttCATCTAATTACATTTTCGTAATCACAATCATCTTCTGATATCTTCATAATTGGCTTTGCCTAGACCATCAATGAAGAAGTTTACACTAATGCTGCAGAGGCTTAATGTATAGAGCtaaatttaaaagataataagctatatttagaaatatttttcataagaATTTCATCAGAATCAAAGACCGAAAGAGATGCATCGATATATCGATGTACCTTTTCATTTTCTGAAGTTTCCAACTTTAAAGGCTATCTCAATGTTATAAATCCACGGTAACGTCATGTTTTCATGGCTCCTTAAATCAAGCACACATCTCCTAACTCCTAAGCATGTATTCTTGAAAGTAGAgaaacctcaaaaaaaaaacacacccACAATCTATAAGAGAGAGAGTTCACTGATCATTTAGCATCGGGAAAACAATACCTCTActtatttgtaatatatataagaacttTGTCATGATCATGGAAATAGTTTGGCAGGTTTAACATGCCATTTCTCTGCAACCTTGACCCATTTGTGATATTGACAAATCACTAAAACCACAAACAAACAGAAAAGGTTGAAtgaattcaaaacaaaatcatacCACATGTTTTCCTTTATGCCCTGAGTCTTATCCTTCTTAACAGCTTCCTCATCAACATATAATACTTATACTCTGTATCTTTTCTCTGCAAATCCTCAGGCAATTCGAGGTTATTCTTTCTCTGATACATCTAAAAATGCTATCTTTTGGTTCTAGCACTAAACAATTGTAACTCGGAAAGGAAGAAAAGGAAATTCAGTTGACAACTCACAACtcattattagaaaaaaaatatttcaaactcCTAAAATAACCcattaagaaaacaaatgttCGTAGAAACTATGCAAAACATCAACTTTACTATTCTCTTAGGAATACAACAAACAGGTTATATGAATAAGTGACTTTTCTTTAGGCTGTTGGATGTGTCTCATGCGTTTGAGTGTCTCATGGAGGATGAATGGTTGTAATGGTCATATTGATATACTTCTTAGTTACAGCAACTTTCTCAAATGTAAGAGTTCGAAACCAACCATTCATCCTCCACAGCTTCCAAAAGTCAGAAGATGACGTCATCTCTCCACCACCTTTTCTTCTTGATCCGTTTCAcaaatcttctttctttgtTGAGATTATTAACCTATAAATAATACCACGGATAGTGTCAAGGATTCATCAATCACTGGCTTTATCAAGTGTTAACAAACATAACTTGTGTCTCACCTCTTTCTCGAGTTCTTTTCTCTTGCCTGATAGACTGTTCTCGTTAGGACACACGTTCTGATCAGGAACCAATCGCTGAGATGAATCTGTCTCACAGGCTCGGTTTTGACTCAATCCAGATTAGAGTTGGAGGTAGAAGGTACCAAGGTGGTAGTAGTAGCCTCTCCCGAGAGGTTTCCGTTTTGCTGTTGCTTAGCAATCACGGAGGATCGAGCTGCTCGCCAAGAGACGCTGGGATGGTTCACGGTTGTTGGCATAAGTGTCGCCTGAAAacgaaaaaagaagaaaaaaataataatcaacaaCTGGATTTGAGACCATCTCCCAAGAGGGAAATTATAATccctatatttttatattgtgaGCCCTAATGCCACTGTGTGTTCAAACACTTCGATGAACATGAATTTTAAGaacagaattaaaaaaaaaaaaacataatcaacaacgaaaaacaaaaaataggATTTTTGAAAACAACTGGATTCGAAACCATCTCCAGGGaagaaaaatagattttatataacATATCTCCTCCCAAGGATGAACACGAATTTCTAGAAAGAATCACCTTAGAGTCACCATGAGCTCGCTTCTGGCTTCTCAAAACCTGAGGAGGCACACCACCAAACGCTGggaaatcagaaaaaaaaaatgatagatgAGTTAGTCATTATACGGGTGCGGTGAGGATGATGATCATGGGAAGAAGACTAACCTTTATATAGGAAATTTTCATCCGACTGGAAGGGAGTCGAGAAGGATTGAATGTGTAATCGTGGATGGCGTGGATCTAAAAGGAGTAAAGATGGACTATTAATGACGATAACCACTGAATACGAAACGTACAATATATAAGTTGAATTGGAGACAAACAACAGGAATGAAACTGACATAGAGATTCAATATGGAATATCTGACACAGAGAACCTCCATTACAGTTTGACCTAAACGGATCTTGAGAAAAGGAAGAACCTAGAATCCATCGAAAAGATGACTTTTCACTTTTCAGGTCacgacagaaaaaaaaacacatctcATAGACCGTAGTTCTCTACGAAGCGTTGCAGCCCAAGAAAACACTCGTAGAGGCCCATTAACAACATTCCCTAAACGTCAGAATTCAGAAATAACACTCGCCTGGACACGTGTCGTCTGTTTAAGATGCGAATTTCTTACTTGGCATCCGATGTGGAGGCATCAGGAGGAAGGAAggtctttttttatatataaagattacaGTCATGCAAAAATGGGATTCCTGCAAAATCAATGTTACATATAGAAAAAGTTAACACACACATACATGTATACTTAAtttcaacattatatatattaatatataccaccagacatatatataatttgttgtCCCTTTGAGGACATCCAATAAAAATACAACGATATAAAAAAGATTATCATGGTCCATACTTAAGGATTGACACGTACAATTCGAAAAACTGTCCaagttttttagttaaaaaaagtttttgttcaATTCTTTTTATTGAACATAGTGAATAAAACATCATTTCAAAgatgtaataaaataattagaagtttaaaaaaaaaaaaaaaaaaaataattagaagtGTGAAAAGAATTGCTTGCTCGGGTCTTATCTCAATACAGCTAATACACCTTTTTGAGAGAAATACAGCTAGTACATTCACTTAATATATGTCAAACTTAGTAACGCGTACATATACCATATCAAGTTACTAATTATAATAACCTAAATTGGATTGACAAAGTTTATCAAAACATCTGCATGGGACAAAATGTCAGTGACAAAGATGAAGATAAGCTTAAACTGCctgattatatatatgatttaaatttaaccTCTCTTCTTTGgctctttttgttgttgttgcattgACTTATTATGCTTTAGTATTGACCTTAGTAAATGAATTCACAAGGTAAAAACTTCTTTTGTCAGCAAAACCAGTattctctatttattttattttcaaccatacatatatataaaactaaaccaGAAATTATTGACTGGTTAGCACGAGAGTTTAACGAATTTTTTGATATGATACACGAATTTTATTTCTGACTATGGTATATGTATGTGCACCACCGTAAATATAACGGTCGTGCAATAAATTGCATCAAAGCACAACGGCAGAAGTAGTTATGCGTATACATCGATGTGGAGTACTAAATAATTGGGTTTTAAAACTATAGAGATCGTGGAAATTTGaccaacaatatatttttgtaaattaataagagactaaaatatttgaccagATTTGATAGTTGATTATTTCTCTTTCTCCCAACAACATTTTATACATAATTAAGTTtgggacaagacttgggttcaccccttaTGATAAATTCTCAAATTCACCTCAATTGTTAGTaccaatcaaagtgccatgtaagattagtaaaaaaaggaaacaaaattaaaaaaaaaaaaaagaagtaaaaataCGTCGACTAATTTTTGTAACGCTATCTAtggtttcttcttcatcaccaacacataattttaaaagcTTCTTTATCATCcacacaaaatattgaaaactttatttgtcaaattgaTGTTTACAATCCTCTGCCTTtatatcttaaatctaaacccaaaacactaaaccctaaacccaaaatactaaaccctaaatccttgggtaaactctaaactcttggtaaaccctaaacccttgggtaaaaagaTATtcaaaggtttagagtttacccaagggtgtagggtttatccaagggtttagggtttagtttttagGATTTACCCTAAAATTTAGGATTTCGTGTTTTGGGTTTACCAATTTGACAAACAAAGCTTTCAATATTCTGTGTGGATGATAAAGAAGCtttcaatattttgtgtagATGATGAAAAAGAAACCATGgatagtgttaaaaaaaaataatctacgtcttttttattttttccttttttaattttgttccCTTTTTCATTAATCTTACATGGCATTTTGATTGGTGCTAACAATTGATGTGAATTTGAGAGTTCACCAGAGGGGGTTAACCCAAGTTTTGTTCTTAAGTTTGGATAGTAACACAAAAGGGGCATTAaactttttcttaaaatatttatgagaaAACAAAGCTAAGAACGCATCATTATGAAATATCATCGAATGTGACTAATGGCTATACATTCGATACATATGCCATTAGCCTTTTACTTCTCCAAAATTAAAAGAACATGTAATCAAAGAGGCAGAATCTAATAAAGTAAGTTTCCTAAGCTTAGCGAAGTTTCGAAAAAGAGAGTTTCATACGCTTTTGGTTTCAGTTCTCATATAGTCAATTTATTCGATAATCattatactcttttaaaatattaagttaagaCAAATCGTCTTTTCTGTTTAGTTCGGATCTAGCCTCAGTTTTAGACAGTGGTTTTAGAACATGTTAGCTATGGTACATGAACATTACCATCGGAGGTCTACTCGTTGttaacacaaattataaaatataagaagacAAAATAGAATCAAACTcattctattattttttattctaaacgacattttaataatattaccaaataaaaccaaaagaaatcGAATGCGGACATCTTATAGTGCACTTTTTCATCAACCCACTTTAGGGTTTAATTATATCGTTTctattgatttatttatttattatgaaactaAAGCCACACTCGAAACAAGCACTTATCCAGCTGTGAACTTTATCATAAGATTCATAACCAACCGCTGAGTTTAATCGGTTAACTAATTAATTGCGGAGCAAACCGTACGAATTTCACCATTAGCACCCGTAAGGACACCAATATTACTCATCCTGACCATAGCCCTAGCAAACTCAGTGTTGAAGGTGCTGCTTGGACTCATCAACTGTTGCACAATAGGTCTAGTCGCTGGATCGGACCAGAGGACTTGATCGGATTGGAGGACTGCACGGCCACGGCTTAGGTTGTTGTAGTATGAGGTGTCGAAAGTGGTTGCACTTCCGGTGTCGAGATCAACACGTACTGATGCATCGCCGTTTTGGGGACATTGTGTCTGAAGCTGCGCCAAAAATGTTGGGTCAATGGCTGGATCTGCTGGGCCTGTAGTGCTGTTGTATAGCCTGTTCCTGAATGCACCGCAACCTGCTTGTCCGATCGTGTGTCCTCCTGTTAATAACATTAATACGTAACTGATTTAGTACATGCTGTTCATAAATTCACAaacatgattacaaaaaaaaaattctcaaatgAATTCTCCTATATTATCCAAATAAtgtttcattttctatttttctgaGAAAATTGTATATACAACAATTGGAAATTTATTTCCTACTATTCTATTAAAAAGTAGTTTGAATTATTCAACGAAAacatgaaagattttttttctaatacatAGTTTTCTAACGTTaaattactgattttttttgggtaaaaggTTAAATTACCGAATTGATAGTAATTGTTATATAGGTAATGGATTGTGTAAAATGTAAACTACTAACCGACGAGGACGACGAGTTCGCGTGTACTGAGATTCACGGCGCCGAATTTCTGCTGTTGAACGGCGACGGAGTCACCGGCACCAGGGAGATTGTTAGCGTTCGAAGCCAAAGAAACTCGACCATCTCTACGTCCGGTTGGTACTTGCCAACTAATTCCTCTTGTCTACATGCAAATTAACCCATGCACGTATAAACGTTACTTGCAcgttacaaataaaaattataaatgcatGCGATGGTACTAAAAGTAATTAAAGGCTTACGAGGACGACAGAGTCGCGAGCGGCTAAAGCTAAAATATCAGCACAAGAGACGACTCCAGGGCACGCAGCTTCGAGCTGTGTTTTGGCGTTGTCAATGACTTCAAATCCACGGAGGTTGAGGTTCGAACGGGATGTTCGCTCGGTGTTAGCTCCCGAGATAAGGATCGAACCGTCGCAGCCTAGGACGAAGCAGTCGTGGAAATGCATTCTTAGTATCCCGGGTGCGATTCTCGGGTTAGAGTTGAATCCAGCTGTCACGGCGTTTCGGACAATGGTTTCCGCGGTAGGACATGTGGTCGAGTAAAACCCTACCCGCGTGCCAGAACCAGGACCCGGCCTTGCGGTGGCTTGTCCGTGGACCGAGATGGCTAGATAGCTAAGGAAGGTAATGAATAAGCATACGGATCTAACCAACCCAtcttgtatattttatttttagggttttagaagatctaagtgtgtgttttttttttgttgtagtgAGTTGAGTGGTTCGTATTAGAATACTATTTATAGAGGGTATTGATAAGTCAGACAATGACGTGTGAGTCAACTAAGCCGGCTATGGCGTTTGTATGGATTAAATGAAACGACGTGGTTTTGAGACATTCAGTCTCCGAAAGCGCGTGTTGTATTGGTCAGTGCAATGTGACCTGGTCGGCTTTAAATGCATTCGGTTCTGGATTTGTTCTTCTGATCGTTAACTTGATCGATTGAATACGTACTGATAGAAATA belongs to Raphanus sativus cultivar WK10039 unplaced genomic scaffold, ASM80110v3 Scaffold0866, whole genome shotgun sequence and includes:
- the LOC130503221 gene encoding peroxidase 71-like, whose translation is MERRRMVEEGKRREEGNAGVAEETRSASLPSISSTGTEIRYGLVRSVCLFITFLSYLAISVHGQATARPGPGSGTRVGFYSTTCPTAETIVRNAVTAGFNSNPRIAPGILRMHFHDCFVLGCDGSILISGANTERTSRSNLNLRGFEVIDNAKTQLEAACPGVVSCADILALAARDSVVLTRGISWQVPTGRRDGRVSLASNANNLPGAGDSVAVQQQKFGAVNLSTRELVVLVGGHTIGQAGCGAFRNRLYNSTTGPADPAIDPTFLAQLQTQCPQNGDASVRVDLDTGSATTFDTSYYNNLSRGRAVLQSDQVLWSDPATRPIVQQLMSPSSTFNTEFARAMVRMSNIGVLTGANGEIRTVCSAIN